The following coding sequences lie in one Porphyromonas asaccharolytica DSM 20707 genomic window:
- the secA gene encoding preprotein translocase subunit SecA, with amino-acid sequence MALSNIITKLFGSKSQRDLKEITPYIKKIKEVEPSIQALSDDALRDRTQQLRNEINEYVASERAEIAKLKEDIEDLDIDAREEAWSKIDKIEKDVLEKIEVKLDEILPTAFAIVKETARRFANNETITVTATQMDRDLSIDHDFVEIDGDKAIYHNHWVAGGNEITWDMVHYDVQLIGGVVLHKGKIAEMATGEGKTLVATLPVFLNALPGNGVHVVTVNDYLAKRDSEWMGPLYMFHGLSVDCIDKHKPNSEGRRKAYNADITFGTNNEFGFDYLRDNMATAPSDLVQRPHNYAIVDEVDSVLIDDARTPLIISGPTPQGEDQLFEEYLPNVEKVVNAQKDFVSKLLVEAKKKIGSEDKKEVDEGFLLLFRVFKGLPKYKPLIKYLSEPGIKASMLKTEEIYMAENMRQMHIVTDPLYFVIDEKMNSITLTDKGIEMLSKGAEDASFFVLPDIASQLAELEGEGLAPSEYAAKKDELITNYAIKSERVHTVNQLFKAYALFERDDQYVVIDNKVMIVDEQTGRLMDGRRYSDGLHQAIEAKERVKVEAATQTFATITLQNYFRMYHKLAGMTGTAETEAGEFWDIYKLDVVVIPTNRPVIRDDQNDRIYKTAREKYNAVIEEIERLIAAGRPVLVGTTSVDISELLSRMLSLRKIPHQVLNAKLHQKEAEIVAQAGQAGTVTIATNMAGRGTDIKLSPEVREAGGLAIIGTERHESRRVDRQLRGRAGRQGDPGSSVFFISLEDHLMRLFASDRIASLMDRMGFGEGEALENKMLSNSVERAQKKVEENNFGIRKRLLEYDDVMNSQRKGIYEKRRHALMGERIGMDVLNMLYDVTEAIVNKNKEADDYEGFRNELLSVLAVETELTPEAFKSTHTNEVVDKTFETVYQALNHKGEKIATVAYPILHNLYETQGDKFKRIIIPITDGNKVYNIPCDLAEADRTEGKSIVKEFHKTIMLYTLDDAWKEHLREMDELRNSVQNASYENKDPLLIYKLESYDLFSDMLNGLNRKTATILTRGRIPLPENDETGSSLSVREAQTERHTDRTQYRETKDEIASQQEAQRQAGQAATEASQPKAQPIVKDKKIGRNDPCPCGSGKKYKNCHGRNA; translated from the coding sequence ATGGCTCTCAGTAATATCATCACAAAGCTCTTTGGTAGTAAGTCTCAGCGAGACCTCAAGGAGATAACACCCTACATTAAGAAAATCAAGGAGGTCGAACCCTCCATACAGGCTCTCAGCGATGATGCTCTGAGAGATCGCACACAGCAGCTACGCAACGAGATCAACGAGTATGTCGCCTCGGAGCGTGCCGAGATTGCTAAGCTCAAAGAGGACATCGAAGATCTCGACATAGACGCTCGTGAGGAGGCTTGGTCTAAGATTGATAAGATAGAAAAGGACGTGCTAGAGAAGATCGAGGTCAAGCTTGACGAGATCCTCCCCACGGCTTTTGCTATTGTCAAGGAGACTGCACGACGCTTTGCCAATAATGAGACGATCACCGTCACTGCCACGCAGATGGATAGAGATCTATCGATAGATCACGACTTCGTGGAGATCGATGGCGACAAGGCGATCTACCACAACCACTGGGTAGCAGGAGGCAACGAGATCACTTGGGATATGGTACACTACGATGTACAGCTCATCGGTGGTGTCGTACTGCACAAAGGTAAGATAGCCGAGATGGCGACAGGTGAGGGTAAAACGCTCGTAGCTACTCTGCCAGTCTTCCTCAATGCGCTACCAGGCAATGGTGTCCATGTGGTTACGGTCAATGACTATCTGGCTAAGCGTGACTCCGAGTGGATGGGACCGCTCTATATGTTCCACGGGCTGAGCGTCGACTGTATCGACAAGCACAAGCCCAATAGCGAGGGGCGCCGCAAGGCTTACAATGCGGACATCACTTTCGGTACGAACAATGAGTTCGGCTTTGACTACCTGAGAGACAATATGGCAACAGCCCCCTCAGACCTCGTTCAGCGTCCGCACAACTACGCCATTGTGGATGAGGTGGACTCGGTCCTTATCGACGATGCTCGTACGCCTCTGATCATATCTGGTCCTACGCCTCAGGGAGAGGATCAGCTCTTTGAGGAGTACCTGCCCAATGTCGAGAAGGTGGTCAATGCTCAGAAGGACTTCGTCTCTAAGCTACTCGTAGAGGCGAAGAAGAAGATAGGTAGCGAAGACAAGAAAGAGGTAGACGAGGGCTTCTTACTGCTCTTCCGGGTCTTCAAGGGACTACCTAAGTACAAGCCTCTCATCAAGTACCTCAGTGAGCCAGGTATCAAGGCCTCTATGCTCAAGACCGAGGAGATCTATATGGCGGAGAACATGCGCCAGATGCACATCGTGACCGATCCGCTCTACTTCGTCATCGACGAGAAGATGAATAGCATCACCCTCACCGATAAGGGTATCGAGATGCTTTCGAAGGGTGCAGAGGATGCCTCCTTCTTTGTCCTCCCAGACATTGCCTCTCAGCTAGCAGAGCTGGAGGGTGAGGGGCTCGCTCCCTCTGAGTACGCTGCTAAGAAGGACGAGCTAATCACCAACTACGCTATCAAGAGCGAGCGTGTTCACACGGTCAATCAGCTCTTTAAGGCTTACGCCCTCTTCGAGCGTGATGATCAGTATGTGGTGATAGACAATAAGGTGATGATCGTCGATGAGCAGACGGGTCGTCTTATGGATGGCCGTCGCTACTCAGATGGTCTGCACCAAGCTATCGAGGCTAAGGAGCGCGTCAAGGTCGAGGCTGCTACGCAGACCTTTGCAACCATTACCCTGCAAAACTACTTCCGTATGTACCACAAGCTGGCGGGTATGACTGGTACGGCTGAGACGGAGGCGGGAGAGTTTTGGGACATCTACAAGCTTGATGTGGTGGTCATTCCGACCAATCGCCCCGTCATCCGTGATGATCAGAACGACCGTATCTACAAGACGGCTCGCGAGAAGTACAACGCAGTCATCGAGGAGATCGAGAGGCTCATAGCGGCTGGTCGTCCAGTGCTAGTAGGTACGACTTCGGTCGACATCAGTGAGCTACTCAGTCGTATGCTCTCGCTGCGCAAGATCCCCCATCAGGTGCTCAATGCTAAGCTACACCAGAAGGAGGCCGAAATCGTTGCTCAGGCTGGTCAAGCTGGCACCGTGACCATCGCAACCAACATGGCAGGTCGTGGTACCGATATCAAGCTCTCGCCAGAGGTGCGTGAGGCTGGTGGACTAGCTATCATCGGTACGGAGCGACATGAGTCACGCCGTGTGGATAGGCAGTTGCGTGGTCGTGCAGGTCGTCAGGGAGATCCTGGTAGCTCTGTCTTCTTCATCTCTCTAGAGGATCACTTGATGCGACTCTTTGCGAGTGATCGTATTGCTTCGCTGATGGATCGTATGGGCTTTGGCGAAGGTGAAGCGCTTGAGAACAAGATGCTCAGCAACTCTGTAGAGCGTGCGCAGAAGAAGGTCGAGGAGAACAACTTCGGTATCCGTAAGCGCCTCCTAGAGTACGACGATGTGATGAACTCACAGCGTAAGGGTATCTACGAGAAGCGTCGCCACGCTTTGATGGGCGAGCGCATCGGTATGGACGTCCTCAACATGCTCTACGACGTGACCGAGGCGATTGTCAATAAGAATAAGGAGGCAGACGACTACGAAGGATTCCGCAACGAACTCCTCTCGGTGCTAGCCGTAGAGACTGAGCTGACTCCAGAAGCCTTCAAGTCGACCCACACGAATGAGGTAGTCGACAAGACCTTTGAGACGGTCTATCAGGCACTCAACCACAAGGGCGAGAAGATCGCTACAGTCGCTTACCCGATCCTGCACAATCTCTACGAGACGCAGGGCGACAAGTTCAAGCGTATCATCATACCGATCACGGATGGTAATAAGGTATACAACATCCCTTGCGACCTAGCCGAGGCAGACCGCACCGAGGGCAAGAGCATCGTTAAGGAATTTCACAAGACGATCATGCTCTACACCCTGGATGACGCTTGGAAGGAGCACCTCCGTGAGATGGACGAGCTGCGTAACTCCGTGCAAAACGCTAGCTACGAGAACAAGGACCCACTCCTCATCTACAAGCTAGAGTCTTACGATCTCTTTAGCGATATGCTTAACGGGCTCAACCGTAAGACCGCTACGATCCTCACGCGTGGTCGCATACCGCTACCCGAAAATGATGAGACCGGCTCTAGTCTCTCCGTCCGTGAGGCGCAGACGGAGCGTCATACAGACCGTACTCAGTACCGCGAGACCAAGGACGAGATCGCTAGCCAGCAAGAGGCACAGCGTCAAGCTGGACAAGCCGCCACAGAGGCTTCACAGCCTAAGGCTCAGCCTATTGTCAAGGATAAGAAGATCGGTCGCAACGACCCTTGCCCTTGTGGTAGCGGTAAGAAGTATAAGAATTGTCACGGGCGCAACGCCTAG
- a CDS encoding YicC/YloC family endoribonuclease, protein MIYSMTGYGSSQLLLEGVTYEVSIRSVNSKQLDLSLRLPSILRDREIELRGILIPALFRGKVDVTIRTADNSLGTTPQVQINAPLLRAYYDQIHSAIEAEGIPQPEDLTRLLLSYPGVIVEQGETPLTDEDMQLLRQAIGEAVDQFNAFREQEGASLERIFVEKLDRIATLLAEVDPYEQSRITDLRSKLEERLAQLTSIQYDEARLEQELIYYIEKLDISEEKNRLANHIRYFREVLVQTGEPDPSRGKKLGFIAQEMGREINTLGSKSNNAAMQQLVVRMKDELEQIKEQVLNVL, encoded by the coding sequence ATGATTTACTCCATGACAGGATATGGTAGCAGTCAGCTACTCCTAGAGGGTGTCACCTACGAGGTCTCGATCCGCTCCGTCAATAGCAAGCAGCTCGACCTCTCGCTCCGACTCCCCTCCATCCTACGAGACCGAGAGATAGAGCTTCGTGGTATCTTGATCCCTGCACTCTTCAGAGGCAAGGTCGACGTGACCATTCGCACAGCAGATAATTCGCTAGGCACCACCCCTCAGGTACAGATCAATGCGCCCCTCCTACGTGCTTATTACGATCAGATCCATAGCGCCATAGAGGCAGAAGGGATTCCTCAGCCCGAAGATCTGACACGTCTCTTGCTCAGCTACCCAGGCGTCATCGTAGAGCAGGGCGAGACGCCTCTCACCGATGAAGATATGCAGCTGCTGCGCCAAGCTATCGGGGAGGCGGTTGATCAGTTTAACGCTTTTAGAGAGCAAGAGGGCGCATCGCTCGAGCGCATCTTCGTGGAGAAGCTAGACCGCATAGCGACCTTACTCGCAGAGGTCGATCCCTACGAGCAGAGCCGCATCACAGACCTACGGAGCAAGCTCGAGGAGCGACTAGCCCAGCTCACCTCCATACAGTACGACGAGGCTAGGCTAGAACAGGAGCTCATCTACTACATCGAGAAGCTAGACATCAGCGAGGAAAAGAACCGTCTTGCCAATCATATCCGCTACTTCCGTGAGGTGCTGGTCCAGACAGGTGAGCCTGATCCCTCTAGAGGTAAGAAGCTCGGATTCATTGCTCAGGAGATGGGGCGCGAGATCAACACCCTAGGATCCAAAAGCAACAATGCCGCCATGCAGCAACTCGTCGTCCGGATGAAAGACGAGCTAGAGCAGATCAAGGAGCAAGTCCTCAACGTACTATAA
- the gmk gene encoding guanylate kinase, with translation MSHLILISAPSGSGKSTVIKQLMQDESLRLSFSISATSRPPRGNEQHGVEYYFYTPEQFKQLIAEDRLVEYVEVYPGKYYGTLRSEVDRLASMGRNILFDVDAVGAMRIQEAYRDKVVSIFLMPPTFAELRRRLESRGTESPELVEERMRRASYEINFAEQFDHTVVNDDLKLCVSQVAKIIRDTISQ, from the coding sequence ATGTCACATCTCATCCTTATCTCTGCCCCCTCAGGCTCTGGCAAGAGTACCGTCATCAAGCAGCTCATGCAAGACGAGAGCCTGCGACTCTCCTTCAGCATATCCGCCACGAGCCGTCCACCACGAGGCAATGAGCAGCATGGTGTGGAGTACTACTTCTACACGCCCGAGCAGTTCAAGCAGTTGATCGCCGAGGATCGCCTCGTAGAGTATGTGGAGGTCTACCCCGGCAAGTACTACGGCACGCTTCGTAGCGAGGTCGATCGGTTGGCTAGTATGGGACGCAACATCCTCTTTGACGTAGATGCCGTTGGGGCGATGCGCATCCAAGAGGCTTATAGAGACAAGGTCGTCAGCATCTTCCTCATGCCACCCACCTTTGCGGAGCTACGTCGCCGGCTTGAGTCTCGAGGCACTGAGAGCCCCGAGCTGGTCGAGGAGCGCATGCGTCGTGCTTCGTATGAGATCAACTTTGCCGAGCAGTTTGACCATACGGTGGTCAACGATGACCTCAAGCTTTGCGTCTCGCAGGTCGCAAAGATCATCCGTGACACGATCAGCCAGTAA
- a CDS encoding BamA/TamA family outer membrane protein: MNRNLYSRTSIAHALLLLIGTILALSSCSVTQHIPEGELLYIGIGKTRINGDDGSDAADRAISHMEKVLNVPPNDAFFGSARSRFRIPIGLWFYNGFVNDSTWVGKRLYKLFAEEPKLISDVRPDVRAKQSQFILHEHGYFNAVVTDSIARSSSDSLQARVYYKADLGAPYLYDSISYMEPWLLGSGEILNHAELSKIHKGDQFNFAQILQDRNMLVTNLRDRGYYFYAPDLLVYQVDTLLTPGKVYMQVREQSGYPNYTFEPWRIGSVHVLLTEDDRLALTDTMQFKGITLHYREHPRVRPAVFANRVQLRSGELYSQSLEQSTRQSLLGLGAFSYVDMQFVASDTLHNLLDLYITAELDKPWDSSLSAVFTTKSNNFIGPGLNLSLGRRNLFGGGERLSLDLYGSYEWQTNRTRSNQDVSISDINSYEVGSNLNLQAPRILLPWLYDLHLTHDVQTTYTLSASMLNRARYFQITSLGLTASYSVRNAQHQHMITPLRIHYNRLSRQSENFQKVITDNPILGLSLRSQLIPQMSYQYTFDNIFTGLGSHHLHIDLGISQAGNILNGIYSLAGRNYHETKKLLGVPFAQFVKGTAELRYTYGIDRNQSLALRAGVGAIYSYGNMTVAPYSEQFYVGGANSIRAFTVRSIGPGRFVPRNSRYAFMDQIGEFKLEMNAEYRFRLAGDLHGALFLDSGNVWLLRPDENRPGGSLQEITDAKDFFKQLALGSGVGLRYDLNYLVIRFDVGVGLHLPFETTRQGYYNLPKFANSIGYHFAVGYPF, translated from the coding sequence ATGAACCGTAATCTCTACAGCAGAACAAGCATAGCTCATGCGCTACTCCTACTCATCGGCACCATACTGGCTCTGAGTAGTTGCTCTGTGACACAGCACATACCCGAGGGTGAGCTACTATATATAGGTATCGGCAAGACACGCATCAACGGAGACGACGGTAGTGACGCAGCAGATCGCGCTATATCTCACATGGAGAAGGTTCTTAATGTACCGCCCAATGACGCATTCTTCGGAAGTGCTCGCTCTCGCTTTCGCATCCCTATCGGACTTTGGTTTTACAATGGCTTTGTCAACGACAGTACTTGGGTCGGTAAGCGCCTTTATAAACTCTTTGCTGAAGAACCCAAGCTCATTAGCGATGTACGTCCTGATGTTCGTGCCAAGCAGTCTCAATTTATTCTGCACGAGCACGGCTACTTTAATGCAGTCGTGACCGATAGTATAGCACGCTCCTCTAGCGACTCGCTGCAGGCACGTGTCTACTACAAAGCTGATCTAGGAGCACCCTACCTCTACGACAGCATTAGCTACATGGAGCCATGGCTCCTAGGCAGTGGGGAAATACTCAATCATGCTGAACTGTCGAAGATACACAAGGGAGACCAGTTCAACTTCGCTCAGATCCTCCAAGACCGCAACATGCTGGTCACGAACCTGAGAGACCGTGGCTACTACTTCTACGCTCCCGATCTGCTCGTCTATCAGGTAGACACCCTACTCACCCCAGGCAAAGTCTATATGCAGGTACGAGAGCAGAGTGGCTACCCCAACTACACCTTCGAGCCATGGCGCATAGGCTCCGTACACGTCTTACTCACAGAGGACGATCGGCTCGCACTGACGGATACGATGCAGTTTAAGGGGATCACACTGCACTACCGAGAGCATCCGAGGGTGCGTCCCGCAGTCTTTGCCAATAGAGTACAGCTACGCTCGGGCGAACTCTACTCGCAGTCTCTCGAGCAGTCTACCCGTCAGTCTTTGCTGGGGCTAGGAGCCTTTTCCTACGTCGACATGCAGTTTGTCGCTAGTGATACGCTGCACAACCTCCTCGACCTCTACATCACCGCTGAGCTAGACAAGCCGTGGGACTCCTCGCTCTCTGCGGTCTTCACGACCAAGTCCAACAACTTCATCGGTCCAGGGCTCAACCTCTCACTCGGACGTCGCAACCTCTTCGGGGGTGGCGAGCGTCTCTCGCTCGATCTCTACGGATCCTATGAGTGGCAGACCAATCGTACTCGTAGCAATCAGGACGTATCTATATCCGACATCAACAGCTACGAGGTAGGCTCTAACCTCAACCTACAGGCTCCACGCATCTTGCTGCCGTGGCTCTACGATCTGCACCTTACGCACGACGTGCAGACCACCTATACCCTATCTGCCTCTATGCTCAATCGTGCACGCTACTTCCAGATCACCTCTCTAGGACTGACCGCCAGCTATAGCGTACGCAATGCGCAGCATCAGCACATGATCACCCCTCTGAGGATACACTACAACCGACTCTCTCGCCAGTCCGAAAACTTTCAGAAGGTCATCACAGACAATCCTATCTTGGGTCTAAGCTTGCGGAGCCAACTCATTCCTCAGATGAGCTACCAGTACACCTTTGACAATATCTTCACAGGGCTAGGCAGTCATCACCTACACATCGATCTAGGTATCTCTCAGGCTGGCAATATCCTCAACGGGATCTACTCGCTAGCAGGTCGCAACTACCATGAGACTAAAAAGCTCCTCGGCGTCCCCTTCGCACAGTTTGTCAAGGGTACAGCAGAGCTACGCTACACCTACGGCATCGATCGCAACCAGAGCTTAGCCCTGAGAGCCGGCGTGGGGGCTATCTACAGCTATGGCAATATGACGGTGGCACCGTATAGTGAGCAGTTTTACGTAGGTGGAGCAAACAGCATTCGCGCCTTCACCGTACGTAGTATAGGTCCAGGGCGCTTCGTGCCACGCAATAGTCGCTATGCCTTTATGGATCAGATCGGTGAGTTTAAGCTGGAGATGAACGCTGAGTACCGCTTCCGTCTTGCGGGGGATCTGCATGGCGCACTCTTCCTCGACTCAGGCAACGTGTGGTTGCTTCGTCCCGACGAAAACCGTCCTGGAGGATCACTCCAAGAGATCACCGATGCTAAGGACTTCTTCAAGCAGCTAGCCCTCGGCTCTGGCGTAGGACTACGTTACGACCTCAACTACCTAGTCATCCGCTTTGATGTTGGAGTAGGGCTACACCTACCCTTCGAGACCACACGCCAGGGCTATTACAACCTACCCAAGTTTGCCAATTCCATTGGATACCACTTTGCAGTAGGCTATCCCTTCTAA